The Electrophorus electricus isolate fEleEle1 chromosome 8, fEleEle1.pri, whole genome shotgun sequence genome contains the following window.
ATCTCTTTGTCCTGGGTAGTAGTATAGGTTACAgcaatatacatatttttcCCAGAGGAATTTAAGGTAAAGTGTGGAAATCTGAGTGAATGACagataatttaaaatgatgAGTCAGAAAAAGTGGATGGAGATATCTTTGATGATTGTGTAACATCAGAAGAGCTGACCTTTTGGACAATGATTCAGTCAATAGGTAAGGATATTTATAGAGTGGAAAAAGCAGGCTGTTTGAAGAGTACAGGGAATGTTAATCCTACGAGGCCTGTAGTGACTGCTGCATCTGAATGATTTAGCAAAACCTTTGTAGCTGGAAATTTCTTAACAATTAATTTATACTTCCCTGGTGTTTTGAATCAAtaatttatgtgtatatgtttctcTTAATGCAACCCCAATCATAATACAGCCTtcaatttttgcattttaaacatgcaaacCTGTTTGCTCACAGAAGCGTTTAAGGCCTAATCATCAGGTTAGCCCAAAAAGCTGTTGTTAAAATCATAagcatttgttttgtaatgtacaTGGAACTCAtgtgtccttttaaaaatattgattaGAATTTCTCCATGGAGACAAGGTATTTAGAAACTTATGGTGCAAGTCATAGTAATCACAGAGTGTGGAACACTGCCCTCCAAACTGGTATAAGCACTTGAAGCTTAGACTAaggataaatgtaaatgtagccatcaataaataatacaattgtGTTATTCAACAAATAGGAAAGTTGTCTTTCACCAGGATAATATTTTATGACAATGTTACATAAtattacataacacacacataaaacccCCCACAATACTTAGGATAGGTTAGTTGATTTGCCCTGTAAATCTTTGCGTAGTATCTCCATTCGGTTTAATTTAATAGCTAGTCATGCAAGTTTGGcagaataaattaattacatataGTCACAatagctaaaataaataataaatgagatgGTTTTGGTGTAGTAACAGCCCTAAGATGCTGCCAAGATGAGCAACTTGGTGGGAATGCTGTCTTTAACAATTTGCAAGCAAAGTGAGCCGCTAACAGCAactgtaattttatttctatgGCTGACTGACCTATTGCCATTTCGAtaattctatgagtaaatgacaaaacacttttgtaagtcgctctgaataagagcctctgctaaatgccgtaaatgtaaacaactGCCAATCTcagttgggtgggggtgggggtgggcagGTGGGGGGCACTTGTGGTTGACCAGTCATCATATTTCTTTGGGGGTGGCATGAtctataatattaaaaatatcatttaatttCAGTGGAGGGCTGGCTTCCTGGCTTCCTTCAGATGTACTACTTTTTGAGACTCTAATATTTGAAtgttacaaatgttaaaataaatttgatgaagttattttgtgtttactcCATTTGCTTTGCTACAGAAGCTGTCAATAtactttttcctcttttttgttAAGgttattttactcatttaattGATTATATCAGAAAATCTGTCTGATTTGGGCATGACAGCATTTTCTTACATACAGTATTAAGTAACAAAATAGAACTGGATTACACCTTTtggtaataacaataataatttcacTTTTTATATCAATTTCTATTAATACACAGATCATTGTATTGCTTCTGAACATTTTGTTGTTGAGTATTATTGTTGTAACAAAGCCTGTCATGGTGAAGAAAAGATATACTCTGCTTAGTTTAGTAAATTAAAGCATGACATGATATTTTTATCATGACCTTTAGTGCTAACATGCTTAACCAAATAATTTCAGTTAATTCTCCAAATAGACTTATAAGcttaaatttgatttttataAACCATGACAAAGCATTCATAGTCTGGTATGGATGTTTCCTTTTTGcagtataaataattttttacattgGTAATACTGTAACTGTGTTAATAATTGTACCCTAACCAATACAAACATTGTATATCTTCTTTGTTCCATTTTTTGTTGAGTGTTTTCATTGGAGGACTTATGCAATTGTAGTAGATTAAAACAACATAAAGCAATAAtgatttttttacaatttaacaCAAGGTtctgaaaacacagaacaacaatAATCATTCTAGTCTCAGGCTTTTTAATGCCTCAAATAAAAACCTGAGATTTAGGCTGCAGTCACATTGATGGTTAAAAGGACCACATAACCAAGCCTACTAGACACAGTTCCAATAGCTCATGGGCCATTTGCACTATCTACTGCCAAGAGGCTTTTCTAAATGCTAATGGACCAATGACATTTATTTCGGAGTTTTGTCTTGGCTTTCTGCAAAAACCTTTTCACTTATTTTCTTTCCCCTTGAAGGTCATTTTTAAGCACTAAAGAAAGAATGTTTCCTTCAAGTCACAGCAGGGCACTGAGTACATGAACCAATAGTTTATTGgactaaaatacataaaatgctgatttactGAATACTAATTTCCTCCTAGGTAGTCACTTGCGTCTCCTGCATCATAATTTACATCTACAACATCTttagccaaagcaacttacaattatgactgagtacaactacaacaattgagggttaatggtcttgttcagggacccaaaGGTGGCAGCTTCAACCAGCAACCACCTGATGACACGTCGAGTACCACTGCCATAGCATTGCCCTCTATTGAGCACCAAATGTACTTAGTTTGATTTATGGTAGCCAAAACACTATCACAATAAGGGTGCCTTTTGAGGTGTGTTTATTGGCACTATTAGCCCAacaatacatttcacattttaagtaTTGCTTCAAAACTACGTTCCAGCGTTCTTGACAAGTGAAAGCATCATTCAGTATGATATGCACACAGCTTGTGGGAGATTCCACTTGCTAGCTTTTGGCAAACTAGCTCACATGTTCACTAGGCTGCTTAAATCTGTCCTTACAGACAACAGTATACAGGATACAGCCGACGTGTTTGATAGACAAGCACTCTTTTCAGTAATTTAGTTTGAGTTTCCAACTAAACGGCTGTGGTTATATTACACCGTCTGTTGATGCAGAGTGAAAAGCTAGCAGCTGTTGAAGATAATCGACTGAGCACATACAGTAGTACAGTAATGTATATCTCCCATCCCATGCATTAAAATCCATCCAGGCCTGCGTTGTGCAGGTGAGTTGTAACCGTGAACGTCAGATCAGCTGACTTTGAATGTGATCGGATAAAAAAGGTCTTTAGTGCCTGAAAGATAAATAGATAGTTCTCGTTTATATTaacagtttttctttattaCTTAAAAAAGTCATATTTTATAGCAAGTTACCGGTAGTATTATTTATCTGTTCCCAACATGGTTTACTGAACTAACAATTCTTGTCGGTATGTATTCGGAAGGAAATAACTCTTGTGAATCCTATATAGTAGGTTGGTATATAGGATGTACAGGATCTATAGGTGGCATATAGATGGTAAATAGCTGGTAAAGCCAATTAGGAACATTGACTGGATCGTTTCTATCTAACTTTCATTTGAATCGTAAATGTTCGTGTTTTGAGAGTTGTATCAACATGATAGTTAAATGACAACTGCGCTGATACAGTCGGTCACTGTGATTAGAAACTTGATCGCTATTTCAAGAAAAACGGGGAAATGCCAACTAGGCTTTCATATAGTAGGATGAAAAGATTCTCAAAACCTTCAGTGTCGtgggaaaacattttatgaaattCATATGACAAGTGTAACAGCTAAAATGTACGTCGCTTCCTTTTCCCGAGCTAATGCCGGCATTTTGATGAATATTGTAGCGATTTCCTTCGCGCGGTGTAACCTTATATCTGTGATAGATAATGTCCGAGTTCTTGTTGATATCTGCTCCTGGAGAGAAAAACGTGTCAACAAACTTGGGACAAGATGAATGAAGCCACTACTCATAACTTCCTCTCCACCAACAGTAAATTCACCATTCCTGACCTGAAGGTGAAGGATCTCACTTTTGTCTTGCCTGATCGAAAACCTTTCAAGCTCTTACAGTAGCTCACAGTATGTTTTCCGTGATGTgaatattgtgttttgtgtttctaaaTAGGTGGGAACGCTTGATGTCCTCGTAAGCCTGTCAGGTGAGCTTGCCAAATTGGACACTTTTTTAGAAAGGTTTGGTCTCCATATTCCTTAGTATCTTTGAAATGAAACCTCTGTATTAGTCATCTTGCAGGTATGAAAGACATGCAGTAGTTCAGACAAATGTGAAATTGTTAAGGTATTAACATAAATAAGTATGGTGAagtaattacataaatgtttaaaatgtatgacaCATTCACTACCTTGCTGcttggtgaaaaaaaaacaactttcccccctttctttttctgaaaatCATTTGTTAAAATTCCCTCAGTATAGTAAAGAAGGTAGCCCAGTACATGGCTGATATTTTGGAGGATAATCGAGATAAAGTCCAGGAGAACCTTTTGTCCAGTGGAAGCAAGTGGCTTTAATATCATACATTttgattattatattatgttatatttggttgcttattatattataaattatgaatatattatattttagtgTCATAATATtcattgtaattgtaaataCTATTTTAAAACTTATTCTGCCTGTAGGAGGCAGTAGAGTTAAAAACAAACCTGCAGTAAAGACACAAGCACTGTTAAGGCAGTTACTTTAGTTTTCCTCAACAACACCAGACATTTTGATTTGACCACGTACATAACAAGGTTCCAGTGGGATAAAGCCAAGTATCCAGTCCAACAGTCTATGAAGAACATTTCAGTAACCATATCTAAAATGAGGGGCTTAGAAACATCCTTGTCATAGCTCAGACATATGCTACAGGCAGCACATACATGCTCAGATTTTAATGCCAATTTTTTTTCACTTGCTGAAAGCAAAGGATTTTAATTTGAAGTAGTCAGAATTTACTGCTTAAACTGGCAGTATATGCATCAAGACTCTTGTGCCACCCACCAACTTTGGTAGTGATTCTGGAAgtcacacattttcatttagcaCCACAACAAAATACGTTTGAGGAAATGCAACTACACATTCACTATTAACTTTTGCTTTGActcaattttattattttacttctaGCAAGTTATTCAGATAGACAATGAGCTGAAAGGGAAAGCTTCAGTGTATAATAGCATAAAGGGTAACCTGCAGAATCTGGAGAGAAAGAATGCATAAGTAGACATTTTAATAGGTTCAGCAATGCTAATCAGTGATGCTCGTATAAGATCAGGCATGTGCagttgtgtatgtttgtgtgtagtggtAGTTTACTGGTTAAGGTAGTGAATTGATAATCAGAAGGCTGctagttcaaaccccaccaccagTTTGCCAGTGTTGGGTCTCTGAGCAATGCTCTTAaatctcaattgctcaagttgtgttcactcaaaattgtaagttgctttggagttgctttggataaagctaaatgccatgaatgtgtttaaaaaaaaaaaaaagcttataaCTGACTAATGCCTAATCTCCTTTGCAGCCTCAATAATGCTGTTACACTAGGGGAAGTCTTTTGACAAGGATTCTGGCAGACATTGTAAAGAAAGAGGATTTTGTCCTTGACTCTGAATACTTAATTACCTTGCTTGtagttgttttctttcctcttgtATTATTCATTGTAAtgtagtgggtttttttctttaaattgaactgatttatcattttaaatagaGAACTCAGTAGGTCAGTTGTTGCCAACCCTAATAATAGCATTAGCTTGTTCACTTATGTTAGACTTTGCCATAGCTAAGAGAGAAGGTAGATCTCATtgtggagatggagatggaaatATGTTCTACTCGAGATACTTTtcacaaaaagtaaaaactaCAGTTAGTAATTACAAATGCTGATCCAGATTATGATGATTTTTacatcatatttatttatcacacTTATCAGAtataagatatatttatatctttGTTATGGTTGGTATAACATGATAAATGATCAATCTTACAGAGCGAGTTACTCTGACTGGCAGAAGACATATGAAATGCTCTCTGAAATGGTAGTTCCACGATCTTCAATGTAAGTTTGGTTTCGTGAGGGCATTGAAAATAAGTCTGGCTTTTACAACATTACCTACCCTAATGTCTCATCTGttttcacacagcagagaatGCCAAATGTTCCCACAGCTCTTATTCTTATGTTGGCCCAGTTTCTTGAAATTCTGCATAgtactaaaaatgaaaagaggTTTGAACTTGTGTTATATAACTTTCTACATCTGGCCCTTTGTTGGAAGCACAAAAAGGCTGAGCTATGTGATTGGCAGTCCCAGTATCTATGGAGACCACCCGTACACACAGAGAGTTAGTAATAAACAACTGCCTGGGAAGACTGGACAATCATGATATTTTTTGCAAGCAGACTTAGATAAATCAAAGAATCATTACTGCCCAAATATTTAAGTTGCCttagatatttttaatttgccattgatattttattctttttaccttgctgtttttgttattgcGATGGATAGATCACAAGGTCAGTGTTTCATCATTACAAATTGTCATTGTTTATCttattactgattttttttggtCACTGTTGGCTTAGTCTGTGCTTGTTAATGTTGTCTTAATGGTGGTGTAGTCAGAATCATGAATATTGCACCCTTTCACTATTGTGAATACGCCATAATGCACCAGCTGATATGGGATGCATCAGTCCTATTTTTCTGagcttgctttctctctttttgcagTCTGCTCTCTGAAGACCAGCATAGTG
Protein-coding sequences here:
- the atp6v1c1b gene encoding LOW QUALITY PROTEIN: V-type proton ATPase subunit C 1-B (The sequence of the model RefSeq protein was modified relative to this genomic sequence to represent the inferred CDS: inserted 2 bases in 1 codon; deleted 1 base in 1 codon), which encodes MSEFLLISAPGEKNCQQTWDKMNEATTHNFLSTNSKFTIPDLKVGTLDVLVSLSGELAKLDTFLESIVKKVAQYMADILEDNRDKVQENLLSSGSKHFDLTTYITRFQWDKAKYPVQQSMKNISVTISKQVIQIDNELKGKASVYNSIKGNLQNLERKNFASVGGSLLTRILADIVKKEDFVLDSEYLITLLVVVFFPLVLFIVIASYSDWQKTYEMLSEMVVPRSSILLSEDQHSGLFSVTLFRKAKDDFKLKAKEKKVFIVRDFQYNEEKLKADKEEITQLSTDKKKQLGPLGRWLKVTFSEAFIVWIHTKALRVFTESILRYGLPVSFQPMVLQSNKKSRKXRELLHELYKHLDSSDPVTDASIDIPGLNLNQQEYPYVYYKIDCNFFDFK